DNA from Nitrospirota bacterium:
ATTTTTAAAGGATACTGTCTGTCATAAACCAATGGCGTGATAATGTCATTTTTTTTCAACGAATACGTATCAGCAAATTTTCTGGTAATAAGTACCCCGTTGATTTCTTTATAGAATTCTTCTCTATATGGAATTTTTTCAGGTGCAATATTTAAATAGCGAAGTGCTTTGACAGAATATAGACCATAAATGTCAATCGTTTCTTTTATTTCGGGGATGTAGCCAAATGTTTTCAGGACAGGGAAGCTTTCTTCTTCAATTATGCGGACATCCTTGTATATTGTTTCATCAAAATCTATGCCTCCGATATCATAGATTTCGTAATTTTCATATGGACTCAATCCTTTGATACTCGATTCAAATGATGATATTGCCTGATCAGAAGCAACCTTTACCCCAACAAAAAGCCCAACACCAAGTGCAATACCGATAACAGACAGGAAGGTAAGAAATTTCTCTTCCTTCATATTTTTAATCACGAGAAGCTTTATTAGTTTCAATATTTGCATGCTGTTATTAATTACTTCTTACTTTATTATGAATCCATCCTTTATCCTTATAATTCTTTTTGCATATTCAGCTATATAAGATTCATGTGTAACAAGTATTATGGTTTTTCCTGTCTCCTTTGCCAGTTGTGTAATCAATTCCATAATCATTATCCCTGTCTCGCTGTCTAAACTTCCTGTCGGCTCATCAGCAAGTATGATTTCAGGGTTATGTATTAATGCCCTTGCTATTGCAACTCTCTGTTGTTCTCCACCTGAAAGTTGATATGGATAAACGTTCTCCTTACCTTTAAGTCCAACACGTTCAATAATTTCGTAGACCTTCTTTATGTTTTCATCTCCATTAAGAAGCAATGGCATTTGAATATTTTCAACAACTGAAATATTCGGCAAAAGATTAAAGAACTGAAAAATAAAGCCTACTTTCTTTCGTCTGTAAAGTGTAAGCTGTTCATCTGTATATGCCGATATCTCTGAACCATTAACAAAGATACTTCCTTTTTCTGGTTTGTCCATACCACCGATAAGATTAAGCAATGTGGATTTTCCAGAACCTGAACTACCCATAATCGAAATAAATTCGGCTTTTTCTACCTCAAGATTTATACCCTTGAGAACTCTATTATTCCCGTAATATTTTTCTACACCTTCGAGTTTTATCATTCTCGGTACCCTGTCATCTCTACATATGCCCTTCCTTTTGAAGTCCCGTCAACCTCACATGTGCCTTCCCAGTAATAATTACCAGTTGTTCCATAAGCCAGAAATTCCTGATCTTTAATAAGGGGTGTAACGAAAAGGATAAGATTTTCGGATTGAAGCCAGATTTCCCACTTAGAAGGATATCTTGCCTTTGTTTTTTTAGATTTATAGTGAGTTAAGACTTTTATATTAAAATCATTTCTTGAAAGCTTTCGGTATTTACCACCGGGATATACGAGCGTTCCTGATGAATATTTATCTATAGAACCATCTTTATTTCTGATCATGTAGAGCATTATTTCTCTTCCGTCGTCAAGCTGTATCGCAAACCAGTCCCATCCTTTCTGATTATCTGAAAGGCTTCTTGATGAGATTTCCCTGTCAAACCAGCTCTTCCCTTTTACATTAAACGAATGATTACCTATCTTTAATATCCCTTTGGTTTTCATATTTGTATAAGAAAAATATATCGAAGAAATCAAAGATGATTCTTCTGACTTTCTTGAATATCCATTCTCACCGTTAAGAACAACAGGCTTTGATGGAATCAACTCAAGATCGATCATATTACTGCTATCAAAAGCCTTTATGTGCATTTTATTCATTTTACCTTTCAATGTATTCTCCTCAACCCAGACATTCAGTTCATCTTCTTTTGCACCTGCGAACCCATATGCCCCTGAATCTCCTTTGTCATAAAAATAAAATTTATTATTGTTTACATCAGAGATGGCAAAATGCGAAATATATATCTTGTTTACGCCGAATTGAGATTTGTAATTCCTTTTCTGAACATTCACAACAAAGAATGTAAGCTCGTATCCAAATTCTCTGCCATTCATATCAAACAAATGTCCTGTAAAATACCACCACTGGACTCTATAGTCTTTTTTGAAATAAAAATCCTCTGGAAGTTTTACTCTGTAGTCAGGTGTAACATCAAGGTATTCCTGAGAAAAGGCAGAAGAGGATAAAAAAAGTAACAAAACCAGAATTAATTTTTTCATGCTATTAATATTTTACCAATGAGATGATGAATTAGATAGCTTGAAAATTTCTTTCCATTTAGGCAAACATAATTTATGGAACTATTTAAAGACAGGGCTATTTCATCCTCTTCTCCACCTCTCGCTTTTAGAATGTGTCCTCAAACCCTTGATGAATACATAGGTCAGGAGCATATACTCGGGGCTGGCAAATTACTTAGAAGGGCGATAGAGGCAGATAGAATTTCATCAATCATACTTTATGGGCCCCCTGGAACAGGGAAGACCGCACTTGCGCGGGTGATTGCAGAAAAAACAAAATCCTATTTCGAATGGCTCAACGCGGCAACTATCGGACTCGATGAAATCAGAAAAGTTATAAAAGATGCAAGGAAAAGAAAAACAAATGGGATAAACACTATCGTATTTCTTGACGAAATCCACCGCTTCAATAAGTTACAACAGGATGCTTTGCTTCCTGATGTTGAGGAAGGAAATATTGTACTTATTGCTGCAACAGTTGAAAATCCATTTTTTTACGTCAATTCAGCTTTACTCTCGAGAAGTCAGGTCTTCGAATTGAAGCCTCTTTCAGAAGAAAATATTTTAAAAATTTTGAATCATGCACTGCTTGATAAAAAACGGGGGTTTGGCAATCAGGATGTTATCATTGATGAAGATGCACTTAAGCACATCGCTAAAATGTCTGATGGAGATGCAAGAAAGGCTTTATCTTCACTTGAGATTGCTGTTCTTACAACTGCGCCGGATAAACATGGGAAGATTTATATAAATTTGCAAACAGCAGAGGAGTCTATTCAGAAAAAAGTAGTTGTTTATGACAAGAAAGGTGATCAGCATTTTGATACAATCTCAGCATTTATAAAAAGTATGCGCGGCTCAGATCCTGATGCAGCTATTTATTATCTTGCGAAGATGATTTATGCTGGAGAAGACCCACGTTTTATAGCGAGACGTATCGTTATATGCGCATCAGAAGATGTTGGGAACGCAGACCCAATGGCACTGATTGTTGCAACCTCTGCTTTAAGAGCAGTTGAATTCATTGGAATGCCTGAGGCAAGAATTCCTCTTGCACAAGCTGTTATATACATTGCAAATGCACCTAAGAGTAATGCCTGTTATAAAGCAATTGAAGGTGCTTTGAAAGACATTTCTACTGAAGAAACTATTGAGGTGCCGAATCATCTGAAAAACAGCCACTATTTAGGAGCAAGAAAACTTGGTCATGGCAAAGATTATAAGTATCCTCACGATTACGGCGGATATGTTGAACAGGAATACTTGAAAAAGAAAAAGAAATACTATAATCCCTGACATGACAATCCCTTCGAATACTTTTAAACTCCTTGAATTCGATAAGCTTCTTAGCTTTATTGCTGATTATTCAAATAGTGAGGCATCAAGGAATTCTGTGCTTAAGATTCATCCCATGCATGATAAAGATAATATTGAGAACAGATTCAGACAAATCGCTGAGATCCGCAAGTTATCTAATGAAGGCAATCCTTTGAAGTTATCCCCTTTTACGGATATATCCGATCTTATCTCAAAAATAAGACCTGAAGGTTCTGTCCTCGATGCCAGTGAACTTTCTGAATTCATTCCCGTATTAAGCATTTCTTATCACATATCAGAACAGATGAAAAACAGATTTGATCTACCCTTTTTAAAAAAGCTTACAGACCATCTAACAGGATTTCCTGATATTCTTGAAATACTTGAAAAATCGATAGACAGCGAAGGGAATATTCTTGACAGCGCTTCATATCTAATTGCTGAACTGCGTGGAAAGATAAGGACACTCGAGGGAAGGATAAGGAAGAATCTTGAAGAGATAATCAGGGATAGTCGAATCTCTGTTTTTTTGCAGGATAATTTTATTACAACAAGATCAGGCAGATGGGTCATACCAGTAAGGATGGACTCGAAAGGAATGGTTCAGGGGGTGGTTCACGATGTCTCAAAGTCAGGAGAAACTGCATTTATAGAACCGCTCGGCATTATTAATCTTACAAATGAACTTGAAAATCTCAGGGCTGAACATAAAGCTGAGGAGATTCGTATTCTCAGGAATCTCTGTTCAATCATAAGAAACGTGATACATGAATTACAGGC
Protein-coding regions in this window:
- a CDS encoding carotenoid 1,2-hydratase, whose translation is MKKLILVLLLFLSSSAFSQEYLDVTPDYRVKLPEDFYFKKDYRVQWWYFTGHLFDMNGREFGYELTFFVVNVQKRNYKSQFGVNKIYISHFAISDVNNNKFYFYDKGDSGAYGFAGAKEDELNVWVEENTLKGKMNKMHIKAFDSSNMIDLELIPSKPVVLNGENGYSRKSEESSLISSIYFSYTNMKTKGILKIGNHSFNVKGKSWFDREISSRSLSDNQKGWDWFAIQLDDGREIMLYMIRNKDGSIDKYSSGTLVYPGGKYRKLSRNDFNIKVLTHYKSKKTKARYPSKWEIWLQSENLILFVTPLIKDQEFLAYGTTGNYYWEGTCEVDGTSKGRAYVEMTGYRE
- a CDS encoding replication-associated recombination protein A, whose amino-acid sequence is MELFKDRAISSSSPPLAFRMCPQTLDEYIGQEHILGAGKLLRRAIEADRISSIILYGPPGTGKTALARVIAEKTKSYFEWLNAATIGLDEIRKVIKDARKRKTNGINTIVFLDEIHRFNKLQQDALLPDVEEGNIVLIAATVENPFFYVNSALLSRSQVFELKPLSEENILKILNHALLDKKRGFGNQDVIIDEDALKHIAKMSDGDARKALSSLEIAVLTTAPDKHGKIYINLQTAEESIQKKVVVYDKKGDQHFDTISAFIKSMRGSDPDAAIYYLAKMIYAGEDPRFIARRIVICASEDVGNADPMALIVATSALRAVEFIGMPEARIPLAQAVIYIANAPKSNACYKAIEGALKDISTEETIEVPNHLKNSHYLGARKLGHGKDYKYPHDYGGYVEQEYLKKKKKYYNP
- a CDS encoding ABC transporter ATP-binding protein, with translation MIKLEGVEKYYGNNRVLKGINLEVEKAEFISIMGSSGSGKSTLLNLIGGMDKPEKGSIFVNGSEISAYTDEQLTLYRRKKVGFIFQFFNLLPNISVVENIQMPLLLNGDENIKKVYEIIERVGLKGKENVYPYQLSGGEQQRVAIARALIHNPEIILADEPTGSLDSETGIMIMELITQLAKETGKTIILVTHESYIAEYAKRIIRIKDGFIIK